A part of Leptotrichia hongkongensis genomic DNA contains:
- a CDS encoding J domain-containing protein has protein sequence MNFAEAFKILEIEPTNDKKKIKVAYSKMLKKYHPEDFPEMFMRINEAYETALGYTENNFSENLYENTQNFRKTEEMKESDFSDIFDSKTFEKKEDKFTEKSEERQAKEKFFEKKENKNKYEKLNIFEYLKNSMRTEDRFTEAFKILEMEPTTDKEKIKKKYKELLKRYHRNNSENYDKIFSRINEAYGIALGFEQSNFNEYEGDSIEDIFDNFFNSANNSSYKSFFEKTQDFSNVFDQNEITNKSISAWLGRLKNLLLSEKRPLTEYREILRDFHFNFDVSEKNQIREILQKNGLCDYAWRNITRIEMELLIYNLNNSNTNADILGETWVDTGKSENISLDEIVKNIVSENFSENEKGYEKFIQDYFNIKIFRLFGKNIALYPYRDIEQVGATFKFITYKIRNEYVDVNKYIEIFDREQKNKKIGISLRITSYLWSIFGAIVLFLFFLNPIVDWYIGILGTIFFIILDWVNIAKEKEFEWSMQYGYSSYLSILMSIMFVVNLIVIGNAEYESSIIPFLLYSQLIFQFVVLNIILFVKMVVTTNIRYKRLREFSKKVLDVLVLKK, from the coding sequence TTGAATTTTGCAGAAGCATTTAAAATACTGGAAATAGAGCCGACAAATGATAAGAAGAAAATAAAAGTTGCGTATTCCAAGATGTTGAAAAAATATCATCCTGAAGATTTTCCTGAGATGTTTATGAGAATTAATGAGGCTTATGAAACTGCTTTGGGATATACAGAAAATAATTTTTCTGAAAATTTGTATGAAAATACTCAAAATTTTAGAAAAACAGAAGAAATGAAAGAGAGTGATTTTTCCGATATTTTTGATTCAAAAACATTTGAGAAAAAAGAAGATAAATTTACTGAAAAATCTGAAGAAAGACAGGCAAAGGAAAAGTTTTTTGAAAAAAAAGAGAATAAAAATAAATATGAAAAACTTAATATTTTTGAATACTTAAAAAATTCTATGCGAACAGAAGATAGATTTACAGAAGCGTTTAAAATACTAGAAATGGAACCTACAACTGATAAAGAAAAAATAAAAAAGAAGTATAAAGAGCTATTAAAGAGGTATCATCGCAACAATTCTGAAAATTATGATAAAATATTTAGTAGAATTAACGAAGCTTACGGAATTGCTTTGGGATTTGAGCAATCGAATTTTAATGAATATGAAGGGGATTCTATTGAGGATATATTTGATAATTTTTTTAATTCTGCCAATAATTCAAGCTATAAAAGTTTTTTTGAAAAAACACAAGATTTTTCAAATGTTTTTGATCAAAATGAAATAACAAACAAATCAATATCTGCGTGGCTAGGACGGCTTAAAAATCTTCTTTTATCTGAAAAACGTCCATTAACAGAATATCGAGAAATTTTACGTGATTTTCATTTTAATTTTGATGTTTCGGAAAAAAATCAAATTAGAGAAATTTTACAAAAAAATGGATTGTGTGATTATGCTTGGAGAAATATAACAAGAATTGAAATGGAACTTTTGATTTATAATCTAAATAATTCTAATACGAATGCAGATATTTTAGGGGAAACTTGGGTAGATACTGGTAAAAGTGAAAACATAAGTTTGGATGAAATTGTAAAAAATATTGTAAGTGAAAATTTTTCAGAAAATGAAAAAGGATATGAAAAATTTATTCAAGATTATTTTAATATTAAGATTTTTAGATTATTTGGAAAGAATATTGCGTTATACCCTTACAGAGACATAGAGCAAGTAGGTGCAACTTTTAAATTTATAACTTATAAAATACGAAATGAATATGTTGATGTTAATAAGTATATAGAAATTTTTGATAGAGAACAAAAAAATAAGAAAATCGGAATAAGTTTACGCATAACGTCTTATTTATGGAGTATTTTTGGTGCGATAGTTTTATTTTTATTCTTTTTAAATCCTATTGTTGACTGGTACATAGGGATTTTGGGGACTATTTTTTTCATAATTTTAGACTGGGTTAATATAGCTAAAGAAAAAGAATTTGAGTGGAGTATGCAATATGGGTATTCAAGTTATTTGTCGATTTTAATGAGTATAATGTTTGTTGTAAATCTTATTGTTATTGGTAATGCGGAATATGAATCCTCAATTATACCATTTTTACTATATTCACAGCTGATATTTCAATTTGTAGTTTTAAATATAATCTTATTTGTAAAAATGGTAGTAACTACAAATATAAGATACAAGCGATTAAGAGAATTTTCAAAAAAAGTTTTAGATGTGTTAGTCTTAAAAAAGTAA
- a CDS encoding sakacin A production response regulator, which yields MNKKFNYKPLIEYTDYAGRKYIKPEKAGDLKEDMALFRKNGQAARKIFTEIAKSVEKNVEGFHLQKVSSWMNQGQVARPYLWVFLKQDGDTENESGIALRVFKNEKTKKVGISLEVSFVERKIGENTLERQNKVLELPIKKPLYYFVQFSKSKENCMLDRIEGSEKNREKLLEDMKEGNIRKVLVKFDVEEIEKFENFEDLTKEFLKGFKLLMPFYLKTKEI from the coding sequence ATGAATAAAAAATTTAATTACAAGCCATTAATTGAATATACAGATTATGCTGGAAGAAAATATATTAAACCTGAAAAAGCTGGGGATTTAAAGGAAGATATGGCGCTTTTTAGAAAAAATGGACAGGCTGCACGAAAGATTTTTACTGAAATAGCCAAATCTGTAGAGAAAAATGTGGAGGGATTTCATTTGCAGAAAGTTAGCAGCTGGATGAATCAAGGACAGGTTGCAAGACCTTATCTTTGGGTGTTTTTGAAGCAGGATGGAGATACTGAAAATGAATCCGGAATTGCACTTAGAGTCTTTAAAAATGAGAAAACTAAAAAAGTCGGAATTTCGTTGGAAGTAAGTTTTGTTGAACGTAAAATTGGAGAAAATACACTTGAAAGACAAAACAAGGTTTTAGAATTACCTATTAAAAAACCACTTTATTATTTTGTGCAGTTTTCAAAAAGTAAGGAAAACTGTATGCTGGATAGAATTGAAGGAAGTGAAAAAAATAGGGAAAAATTACTTGAAGATATGAAAGAGGGAAATATCAGAAAAGTACTTGTTAAATTTGATGTGGAAGAAATTGAAAAATTTGAAAATTTTGAAGATTTGACAAAGGAATTTTTAAAAGGCTTTAAATTACTGATGCCATTTTATTTGAAAACGAAAGAAATTTAG
- a CDS encoding type II secretion system protein produces MRIKGNNDGFTLIEVLLYISIMAILFMVVSMNSQKQRQSQEFAIQKRNISQFIRKIQQYSQHNRKEYVLDFKISEKRAYFLDEKNGKKDIIDKMEVSQNLSYMTNNSNKNADFRRRTTNEGNFEKGFSVYLLDKKGEKIYYRISTNTINAAKYPIISIYRAKKPINLSDDYSKANLWEEEI; encoded by the coding sequence ATGAGAATAAAGGGGAATAACGATGGGTTTACACTCATTGAGGTTTTGTTATACATTTCAATTATGGCGATTTTGTTTATGGTGGTTTCTATGAATTCACAGAAACAGAGGCAGAGTCAGGAGTTCGCAATTCAGAAGAGGAATATTAGCCAGTTTATTAGAAAAATTCAGCAGTACTCACAGCACAACAGGAAGGAATATGTGCTGGATTTTAAAATATCTGAAAAGAGGGCCTATTTTTTGGATGAAAAAAATGGGAAAAAGGATATTATAGATAAAATGGAGGTTTCCCAAAACTTATCTTATATGACAAATAATTCTAATAAAAATGCCGATTTTAGAAGACGTACCACAAATGAAGGGAATTTTGAAAAAGGATTTTCCGTTTATTTGCTGGATAAAAAGGGAGAAAAAATTTATTACAGGATTTCCACAAACACGATAAATGCCGCAAAATATCCAATTATAAGTATTTACAGGGCTAAAAAGCCAATTAATCTTTCGGATGACTATTCAAAGGCTAACTTGTGGGAGGAGGAAATTTAA